In Heliomicrobium gestii, a single genomic region encodes these proteins:
- a CDS encoding UvrB/UvrC motif-containing protein, which yields MYCDECKKRPATVHVTKIINGQKSEVNLCEECARAHHKEWSMAYDDNFPINKFLAGLLGFDAGKATGSVSLNLHAPGKCEHCGANYNQISQSGRLGCHQCYDRFQDKVEPLLRRVQGSNRHTGKVPKRSGGSIRLQREIQSLRAKLQQHVNNEEFEQAARLRDQIRELEKGMAE from the coding sequence ATGTATTGTGATGAATGCAAAAAACGTCCGGCCACGGTCCATGTGACCAAGATCATCAACGGGCAAAAATCGGAGGTCAATCTCTGCGAGGAGTGTGCCCGCGCTCACCACAAAGAATGGAGCATGGCCTACGACGATAATTTTCCCATCAACAAATTCCTGGCCGGTCTGCTCGGCTTTGACGCCGGGAAAGCGACCGGTTCTGTCAGCTTAAACCTGCATGCGCCGGGAAAATGCGAACACTGCGGCGCCAATTACAACCAGATCAGTCAGTCGGGCCGCCTAGGCTGTCACCAGTGTTACGACCGGTTCCAGGACAAGGTGGAGCCGCTCCTGCGCCGGGTGCAAGGGTCGAACCGCCATACAGGCAAAGTGCCCAAGCGCAGCGGCGGCAGCATCCGCTTGCAGCGGGAGATCCAGAGCCTGCGCGCCAAGTTGCAGCAGCATGTGAACAACGAAGAGTTTGAACAGGCGGCCCGGCTCCGCGACCAGATTCGCGAGTTGGAAAAAGGAATGGCAGAGTAG